A DNA window from Nitrospira sp. contains the following coding sequences:
- a CDS encoding Fibronectin type-III domain-containing protein (MaGe:77307830), with amino-acid sequence MSGTMLRVLGSILFATCFATTLYAQTSPTSGPLRVHQTNPRYFADATGRPVYLTGSHVWHNLQDGNGTAFNYSAYLDQLRANNHNFIRLWTAESPQADVALMPAPGFTGSSPWYQKSSPLPYARTGPGIAADGSPKFNLTQFDQAYFDRLRARVIAARDRGIYVSIMLFNFRDVWNALTPGRNVWRYHPYNTNNNVNGINGDPNGNGNGEETHTLQLAAVTQLQSAYVKKVVDTVNDLNNVIFEISNADQPGDPAWQSYMATLIRTYEAGKASQHTIGMTGTQGASNAALLNSTADWLSFAAGSLNNSSDPFIDSPPATDGTKVSLLDTDHLGYAFFQNNPSAASMWVWKSFLRGHNPALMEDMLGSAGFVAGRSAMGHTRSYAARIDLASVAPRSALSTTGYCLASPGREYLAYQPGSGSFSVDLVSGTYTYEWFNPTTGAVAATGTASAPGGPQTFTPPFSGPAVLYLTSTAPSPSSPSTAATIVGQWTFEEGTGLTTADLSGNGFGGSLINGPEWTTGKIGSGLRFDGINDYVHIPNSGQLSPQKMTLSLWAKPATFANTDWSAILASVGTNESSDGYYGLAITTAGQPIAILNIGGGAQNIYYLAGPSIAVGQWHHLAMTYDNATLRLYVNGTAAGQSSINQVRTTNASPLVIGKRGDSGAQFNGALDDVRIYSRILGGAEVSAIMADTSSSTTQPPTTLAPTSTTRLASATTTVSSLAAATTIAPTSTGTPSAVTYQASADFSGVQGQRNWFYLDSLGNRMTFNATNNTWQGAEAYLALGSSSGHPGATRDAVRRWVAPNAGTIQLTGRASDGHTSCGGGVTVSIRKGAAVLWQQSLANGNTTGIAFALTSSITAGEAIDFVINRGSDGGNACDTTVFDPTISFSPASTSPPDTSTPPPTSGTATVTLSWTKNTEPDLSYYRVYYGTSSRNYSTSTAVGNTTSTTISNLTSGQIYYFALTAVDTSGNQSAYSQEVSISR; translated from the coding sequence ATGTCTGGAACTATGCTTCGTGTGCTGGGGAGCATTCTCTTCGCAACGTGCTTCGCCACGACCCTGTACGCGCAAACCAGCCCGACCTCCGGTCCGCTGCGCGTTCATCAGACCAACCCGCGCTACTTTGCCGACGCAACGGGACGCCCTGTCTACTTGACCGGATCGCATGTGTGGCACAATCTTCAGGATGGGAATGGGACGGCCTTCAACTATTCCGCGTACCTTGATCAGCTACGAGCCAACAACCATAATTTTATTCGCCTCTGGACGGCCGAATCTCCCCAGGCTGACGTCGCCCTCATGCCAGCGCCGGGATTCACTGGATCCAGCCCCTGGTACCAGAAATCCTCCCCTCTGCCCTACGCGCGAACAGGACCGGGCATCGCCGCGGACGGATCTCCCAAATTCAACCTGACGCAATTCGATCAAGCCTACTTCGATCGATTACGCGCACGTGTCATTGCGGCCCGAGACCGGGGCATCTATGTCAGCATCATGCTGTTCAACTTCCGGGATGTCTGGAATGCGCTCACTCCAGGCCGTAACGTGTGGCGCTACCACCCCTACAATACGAATAATAACGTCAACGGCATCAACGGAGATCCAAACGGAAACGGCAATGGCGAAGAAACGCATACCCTGCAACTTGCCGCCGTCACACAACTTCAAAGCGCCTACGTCAAAAAGGTCGTCGACACGGTCAACGATCTGAATAACGTCATCTTCGAAATCTCCAACGCCGACCAGCCCGGCGATCCGGCATGGCAATCGTACATGGCGACGCTGATCAGAACATACGAGGCAGGAAAGGCTTCCCAGCATACCATTGGAATGACCGGGACTCAGGGAGCCAGTAATGCCGCGCTCCTCAATAGCACAGCAGATTGGCTGTCCTTCGCAGCAGGATCGCTCAATAACAGTAGCGATCCGTTCATCGACAGCCCTCCGGCAACCGATGGAACCAAAGTCAGCCTCCTCGACACGGATCACCTCGGCTACGCATTCTTTCAAAATAATCCCTCCGCGGCGAGCATGTGGGTGTGGAAAAGTTTTCTGCGCGGGCACAACCCCGCTCTTATGGAAGATATGCTCGGCTCAGCGGGATTCGTCGCAGGACGATCCGCCATGGGTCATACACGTTCCTATGCTGCACGGATAGATCTCGCTTCCGTCGCGCCGCGAAGCGCGCTCTCGACAACCGGCTATTGCCTCGCCAGCCCTGGTCGCGAATATTTGGCCTACCAGCCGGGATCCGGAAGCTTTTCCGTCGATCTCGTCTCCGGCACCTACACCTACGAATGGTTCAACCCAACCACTGGTGCGGTTGCCGCCACAGGCACTGCCAGCGCGCCCGGAGGCCCACAGACATTCACCCCGCCATTTAGCGGCCCGGCTGTGCTCTATCTCACATCAACCGCCCCCTCTCCCTCCTCACCATCCACGGCTGCAACAATAGTTGGCCAATGGACCTTCGAAGAGGGAACAGGGCTAACCACTGCCGATCTATCCGGCAATGGTTTTGGTGGATCTCTGATCAATGGTCCGGAATGGACGACCGGAAAGATTGGAAGCGGACTACGTTTCGACGGAATCAATGATTATGTGCACATCCCCAATTCAGGTCAGCTTTCTCCGCAGAAAATGACGCTATCACTTTGGGCAAAACCCGCAACCTTTGCGAACACCGATTGGAGCGCTATCCTCGCAAGTGTGGGAACCAATGAGTCATCCGATGGCTACTACGGACTGGCCATCACTACGGCAGGGCAACCTATCGCTATACTGAACATTGGCGGTGGAGCTCAAAACATCTACTATCTTGCAGGACCGTCAATTGCTGTTGGCCAATGGCATCATCTGGCGATGACATATGACAACGCAACCTTGCGGCTATACGTTAATGGAACAGCCGCTGGCCAGTCGTCGATCAATCAGGTGCGAACGACAAACGCCTCTCCACTCGTCATAGGAAAGCGAGGAGACTCTGGTGCGCAGTTCAACGGAGCTCTAGACGACGTCCGCATATACAGTCGAATCCTAGGCGGGGCAGAAGTCTCCGCAATCATGGCAGACACCTCGTCAAGCACAACTCAACCCCCCACTACACTAGCACCTACTTCCACGACACGTCTGGCCAGTGCAACGACAACCGTATCCTCTCTCGCTGCTGCGACCACAATTGCCCCCACTAGCACCGGCACTCCGTCCGCCGTAACCTATCAGGCCTCGGCAGATTTTTCCGGGGTCCAGGGCCAGCGCAATTGGTTCTACTTGGACTCCTTAGGCAACCGCATGACCTTTAACGCGACCAACAACACCTGGCAAGGCGCCGAAGCCTATCTCGCTCTCGGCAGTAGTTCTGGCCATCCCGGCGCCACCCGCGATGCCGTCCGCCGCTGGGTCGCCCCCAACGCTGGAACCATTCAACTCACTGGCCGGGCCAGTGACGGACATACCAGCTGTGGCGGCGGCGTCACCGTCTCCATTCGCAAGGGCGCCGCTGTCCTCTGGCAACAGTCTCTTGCCAATGGCAACACAACCGGTATCGCGTTTGCCCTCACCAGCTCGATCACCGCCGGTGAAGCTATCGACTTCGTCATCAATCGAGGCAGCGACGGCGGTAATGCTTGCGATACTACGGTCTTCGACCCCACCATCAGCTTTTCCCCCGCTAGCACTTCTCCGCCCGACACCAGCACTCCACCACCCACGTCTGGAACCGCCACGGTCACACTCTCATGGACTAAGAATACCGAACCGGACCTGTCTTACTACCGTGTATACTACGGCACCAGTTCACGGAACTATTCGACCTCAACTGCGGTGGGCAATACGACATCGACGACCATTAGCAATCTGACATCTGGCCAAATCTACTATTTTGCCCTCACCGCCGTTGATACAAGCGGCAATCAAAGTGCCTATTCACAGGAAGTCTCGATCAGCCGATGA
- a CDS encoding hypothetical protein (Evidence 5 : Unknown function; MaGe:77307831): MPRALIFNSMLRLTALRDLEQRVSTKFTATFASEGLCVQSYNLPIGSPQYRKSKILVSRLIYKHFTMFFTKLSPAETPARSLLGPRGKGSLWVVCRR, encoded by the coding sequence ATGCCGCGCGCGCTGATCTTTAATTCAATGCTCCGACTGACTGCACTCAGAGATCTAGAGCAAAGAGTCTCCACGAAATTCACCGCCACATTCGCCAGTGAAGGTCTCTGCGTACAGTCTTACAATCTGCCGATCGGCTCTCCACAATATCGTAAGTCGAAGATCCTTGTTTCGAGACTAATTTACAAGCATTTCACGATGTTCTTTACAAAACTTTCACCCGCAGAGACACCGGCACGGTCATTGCTAGGTCCACGCGGCAAGGGTTCTCTCTGGGTTGTTTGTCGGCGTTGA
- a CDS encoding hypothetical protein (Evidence 4 : Unknown function but conserved in other organisms; MaGe:77307832): MQTSETRLQGYDSGSACSSPMNSWRLWGALFVGTIMVAVIGTWLVWFSFVIQRQHNEADIRAACQRMMPETVERCVDTVVIQRGGMRR; this comes from the coding sequence ATGCAAACATCTGAGACTAGGCTACAGGGCTATGATAGCGGAAGCGCCTGCTCGTCTCCGATGAACTCATGGAGACTGTGGGGCGCGCTCTTTGTTGGCACGATCATGGTGGCTGTCATCGGCACCTGGCTGGTGTGGTTTTCTTTCGTGATCCAACGTCAGCACAATGAGGCGGATATACGAGCGGCGTGCCAGCGGATGATGCCGGAGACCGTCGAGCGATGCGTGGATACAGTGGTGATTCAGCGGGGAGGGATGAGACGGTGA
- a CDS encoding Pom domain-containing protein (MaGe:77307833) — protein sequence MCKAAIFGMFIGVSLLSAPGLSSAEEGEPASRQRVELSLRSWMFTNGETKWSHDASGLDSRLGNPTSKLTYKDNNTQIMELGAKIHLSRRWFMRGEVGFSVDFDRGKLTDDDYLSTGGQHLYSRTTSDTAGHGTWYLNLDGGQRVVEFSGGRGYFDVFGGLQYWRTKYEARSVRQDVCNPSGAFTCSAAGTVSHQGDLAIVNTTHWITPFRVGGQTEYRLTRWLSLEGKLAMSPVSIVYNEDRHELRADLQQPSFTMWGVGASANADAGMKFILARNVALTMGYRVWWNRTFTGTWENHPVGSGSESAPLREFQTIRHGATIGLTAAF from the coding sequence ATGTGCAAGGCTGCGATCTTCGGAATGTTCATTGGGGTGAGCCTCCTGTCTGCTCCGGGACTCTCCTCGGCCGAGGAGGGCGAGCCGGCGTCCCGGCAGCGCGTCGAGCTGTCATTGAGATCGTGGATGTTTACTAACGGCGAAACGAAGTGGAGTCACGATGCCTCGGGGCTCGATTCGCGATTGGGCAACCCCACCTCGAAGCTGACGTACAAAGATAACAATACGCAGATCATGGAGCTTGGAGCCAAGATCCATTTGTCGCGCCGCTGGTTCATGCGTGGTGAAGTGGGGTTTTCCGTCGATTTCGATCGCGGAAAGCTGACGGATGACGACTATCTTTCAACGGGCGGCCAGCATCTCTATTCGCGCACTACGAGCGACACAGCCGGCCACGGGACCTGGTATCTCAATCTTGATGGCGGTCAGCGGGTCGTAGAGTTTTCTGGTGGCAGAGGCTACTTTGATGTTTTTGGCGGACTCCAATATTGGCGAACGAAGTATGAGGCGCGAAGCGTTCGCCAGGATGTCTGTAATCCCTCGGGTGCGTTTACCTGTAGCGCTGCCGGGACGGTGAGCCATCAAGGGGACTTGGCCATCGTCAATACCACGCATTGGATTACCCCGTTTCGTGTCGGCGGCCAAACTGAGTATCGACTGACCCGCTGGTTGAGTCTTGAGGGAAAGCTCGCGATGAGCCCGGTCAGCATCGTTTACAACGAAGACCGGCATGAATTGCGCGCGGATCTTCAGCAGCCGAGTTTTACGATGTGGGGGGTAGGAGCCAGTGCTAATGCCGATGCAGGGATGAAGTTTATACTGGCGCGAAATGTCGCGCTGACCATGGGCTATCGGGTGTGGTGGAACCGGACCTTCACCGGGACCTGGGAAAATCATCCGGTGGGATCTGGGTCGGAATCGGCGCCGCTTCGAGAGTTTCAGACCATTCGCCATGGGGCAACGATCGGGCTGACCGCGGCTTTCTAG
- a CDS encoding Helicase ATP-binding domain-containing protein (MaGe:77307834), whose translation MTPDELQQLLAQQPIAVLHRLARGRVHRHFRAGKRRLIELLLQHSSQNLAGLESDLHALIGERHTRAPLTTAPARQAAPRHTAPPPNRRPHRPHEPESTEPSVSLAAWLEGLGVPSPQPFVPDPWQVDALAGLTETDVVVSVPTGSGKTYVAVEAARRAMDENRTVIYTSPLKALSNTKFTEFSKIFGGDRVGILTGDRQDNSQAPILIMTTEILRNLLYDAAGGEIDVRLDTLGLVILDESQYLADPERGVVWEETIIFCPSQAKLLLLSASIGNPQDIADWLTSIRPSPCRLVRHSKRTVPLRAGYLHPNGKLTPLFRTAGIPYGQPGQLHPEAKRLFLEYEEDTLPSGRPRR comes from the coding sequence ATGACACCTGACGAACTTCAACAGCTCCTCGCGCAACAGCCCATTGCCGTCCTGCATCGATTGGCACGCGGACGTGTGCACCGGCACTTTCGGGCCGGGAAACGCCGCCTAATCGAACTGCTGCTGCAACACTCATCGCAAAACCTGGCCGGGCTCGAATCCGATCTGCACGCGCTCATTGGCGAACGGCACACCCGCGCGCCACTCACGACAGCACCAGCCCGACAGGCAGCGCCACGGCATACCGCGCCTCCTCCAAACAGAAGACCGCACCGGCCGCATGAGCCGGAATCGACCGAGCCGAGCGTCTCACTCGCTGCCTGGCTCGAAGGGCTCGGCGTGCCCAGTCCACAGCCGTTTGTCCCAGACCCCTGGCAAGTGGATGCCCTGGCAGGACTGACTGAAACCGATGTCGTGGTGAGTGTGCCAACCGGGAGCGGAAAAACCTACGTCGCCGTGGAAGCTGCGCGCCGTGCCATGGACGAAAACCGGACCGTGATTTACACGTCTCCGCTGAAAGCGCTCTCGAATACGAAATTCACTGAGTTCTCAAAAATCTTTGGCGGCGACCGCGTCGGGATTCTCACAGGCGACCGGCAGGACAACAGCCAGGCGCCCATCCTCATCATGACGACGGAAATTCTTCGCAACTTGCTCTACGACGCGGCCGGCGGCGAAATCGACGTGCGGCTGGATACGCTCGGATTAGTCATTCTGGATGAATCGCAGTACCTGGCAGACCCTGAGCGCGGCGTGGTCTGGGAAGAGACCATCATCTTCTGTCCTTCGCAAGCGAAGCTGCTGCTGCTCTCCGCCTCCATCGGCAATCCCCAAGACATCGCCGATTGGCTCACGTCCATCCGTCCCTCTCCCTGCCGTCTCGTGCGCCATAGCAAACGCACCGTGCCCTTGCGCGCGGGCTACCTGCATCCCAACGGCAAACTCACACCACTCTTCCGCACCGCCGGCATTCCCTACGGCCAACCTGGACAACTGCATCCGGAAGCCAAGCGACTGTTTCTGGAATATGAAGAAGACACGCTGCCGTCAGGGCGTCCGCGCCGTTAA
- a CDS encoding hypothetical protein (Evidence 4 : Unknown function but conserved in other organisms; MaGe:77307835): protein MPPSIHPVDLIAALREKSLTPAIVFLTSRRACDEAMEAFDHARTVLPPERQEAIAAALERVIAQYPSIAEHPLIPTVQRIGVAAHHAGHLPSWKIAIEELMRQGCLDAVFATTTLAAGVDFPARTVVITQSSIRKARDFMDLTIGEVQQIAGRAGRRGKDYVGFAVVTPSPYIDLNVLTKGLTGNPEAIDSQFTISYPMVLNLLKAHPHEQIQAILAKSFAQFQLNQRANVLEGKLDVLHTQMEPFGPRVCTDWITQWHTFDQARRQKPHRHQIARHESPEVTARFHFMTPGRVVGLNKGRGIVLRQYRSKGQKSPMITVLRTGGAITESPAGTVTDVFDRLFECTEQQGYPWCTPESFDELLYQLTELPTRLPLLPILVSKESELIPDAIVQSLGDFPCPSCSSRPACQKDYLVASRLRQEQQRHVKSIQALRTSLWHRFQERIDVLQKFGYLSPTSHLTDDGEWARLIRIDHSLLITELIRAEAFAGADPAVLTGVMASIAHDDDRPGAFPRVSTGLSSLLGQVRKLAESLSPYEDPPLLRADIAAVAERWVSDPGLTWIGLCRSTTMAEGDIYRLLARTLEFLSQLHTLRATHPGLADSASRAIDLIRRGVLEELP, encoded by the coding sequence ATGCCCCCCTCGATTCATCCGGTTGATCTGATCGCCGCGCTCCGCGAGAAATCGCTGACGCCTGCCATTGTCTTTCTCACCTCACGCCGTGCTTGCGACGAAGCCATGGAGGCGTTCGACCACGCCCGCACGGTGCTCCCGCCGGAGCGCCAGGAGGCCATCGCCGCTGCGCTCGAACGAGTCATCGCTCAATATCCCAGTATCGCGGAACATCCGTTGATTCCGACCGTCCAGCGAATCGGCGTCGCCGCCCATCACGCCGGCCATCTTCCGTCCTGGAAAATTGCGATTGAAGAATTGATGCGGCAGGGCTGCCTCGATGCCGTCTTTGCCACCACAACATTAGCCGCCGGTGTCGACTTTCCGGCGCGTACCGTCGTCATCACGCAATCCAGCATCCGCAAGGCCCGTGACTTCATGGATCTGACCATCGGAGAAGTCCAGCAGATTGCCGGACGGGCCGGCCGCCGCGGGAAAGATTACGTTGGCTTCGCCGTCGTCACCCCCTCTCCCTATATCGATCTGAATGTGCTGACCAAAGGACTCACTGGAAATCCTGAAGCCATCGACAGCCAGTTCACCATCAGTTACCCGATGGTCTTGAACCTCCTGAAAGCGCACCCGCACGAGCAGATTCAAGCGATTCTGGCCAAGAGCTTTGCCCAGTTCCAGCTCAACCAGCGCGCGAATGTGCTCGAGGGAAAACTGGATGTCCTGCACACACAGATGGAACCGTTCGGTCCGCGGGTCTGCACCGACTGGATTACCCAGTGGCACACCTTCGATCAAGCCAGGCGGCAAAAGCCTCATCGGCACCAGATCGCCCGCCACGAATCCCCGGAAGTCACGGCGCGGTTTCACTTCATGACGCCGGGCCGGGTGGTCGGACTCAATAAAGGGCGGGGCATCGTCCTGCGCCAATACCGAAGCAAAGGGCAAAAAAGCCCGATGATCACGGTGCTGCGGACCGGCGGAGCCATCACCGAATCCCCTGCCGGCACTGTCACCGATGTGTTCGATCGCCTGTTCGAATGCACGGAACAGCAAGGCTATCCCTGGTGCACCCCGGAGTCGTTCGACGAATTGCTCTATCAGCTGACCGAATTGCCGACCAGGCTGCCGCTGCTGCCGATTCTGGTCTCGAAAGAATCCGAGCTGATCCCCGATGCCATCGTGCAGAGCCTGGGCGATTTTCCTTGTCCGAGCTGTTCCTCGCGGCCGGCCTGCCAAAAAGATTATCTCGTCGCCTCGCGCCTGCGGCAAGAACAGCAACGCCACGTCAAATCGATTCAGGCGCTGCGCACCAGCTTGTGGCACCGGTTTCAGGAACGGATCGACGTGCTTCAGAAATTCGGCTACTTAAGCCCGACCTCGCATTTAACGGACGACGGCGAATGGGCACGGCTGATCCGCATCGATCACTCGCTGCTCATTACGGAATTGATCCGAGCCGAAGCCTTTGCCGGCGCGGACCCCGCCGTGCTCACCGGCGTGATGGCCAGCATCGCCCACGACGACGACCGGCCCGGCGCGTTCCCGCGGGTTAGCACGGGGCTGAGTTCATTGCTGGGGCAAGTTCGCAAATTGGCAGAAAGTCTCTCGCCCTACGAAGATCCCCCGTTGCTGCGCGCCGACATCGCCGCCGTCGCCGAGCGCTGGGTCTCCGACCCAGGCCTGACATGGATCGGCCTCTGCCGTTCGACCACGATGGCGGAAGGCGATATCTATCGACTGCTTGCCAGAACGCTGGAATTTCTGTCGCAGTTGCACACCCTGCGCGCGACTCATCCCGGCCTGGCTGACTCGGCCTCTCGGGCCATCGACTTGATACGCCGCGGCGTATTGGAAGAACTACCGTGA
- a CDS encoding Glucose-1-phosphate adenylyltransferase (MaGe:77307836), which produces MNNIFTMILAGGKGERLSPLTEQRAKPAVPFGGKYRIIDFGLSNCLNSGLRRIAVLSQYKSHSLDKHIRSGWNVFNPELGEYIVSVPPQQRISEEWYRGTADAVHQNMFLLDTEQADYLLILAGDHIYKMNYAEMFHWLLAKGADAVVGALDIPIQDATRFGVISVDETLRITRFDEKPANPTPIPGTPTHAFASMGIYLFKTDVIRKYLNTDAQEDTAHDFGKNIIPRMIQEGRVYAFKFQDENKKAVKYWRDIGTLDAYWEANMDLVAVDPLFNLYDPKWPIRTYQGQFPPAKFVFAQDYQGGRMGVALDSVVCGGCIVSGGRVQNSVLSPNVRVMDHADVRESIVMENVVIGEHSRIRRAIVDKDVIIPSHTEIGYDREADARRFTVTESGLVVISKGMKLHAPLDSSG; this is translated from the coding sequence ATGAACAATATCTTCACGATGATTCTGGCCGGAGGCAAAGGCGAACGGCTTTCTCCGCTCACGGAGCAACGCGCCAAACCAGCGGTCCCCTTCGGCGGGAAATACCGGATCATCGATTTCGGATTGAGCAACTGCCTGAACTCCGGCCTGCGCCGGATCGCCGTGCTAAGCCAATACAAATCGCACTCGCTGGACAAACATATCCGGAGCGGATGGAATGTGTTCAACCCGGAGCTCGGCGAATACATCGTGTCCGTCCCTCCCCAGCAACGCATCAGCGAGGAGTGGTACCGGGGCACCGCCGATGCCGTGCATCAAAACATGTTCCTGCTCGACACCGAGCAAGCCGACTACCTTCTCATTCTGGCCGGCGACCATATTTACAAGATGAACTACGCCGAGATGTTCCACTGGCTGCTGGCCAAAGGCGCCGATGCCGTCGTCGGAGCGCTCGATATTCCCATTCAAGATGCAACCCGTTTCGGCGTGATCAGTGTGGATGAAACGCTGCGTATCACTCGATTCGATGAAAAACCAGCGAATCCCACGCCGATCCCAGGGACTCCGACACACGCCTTTGCCTCAATGGGCATTTACTTGTTTAAGACCGACGTCATCAGGAAATATCTGAACACGGATGCGCAAGAAGACACGGCCCATGACTTCGGCAAGAACATTATCCCGCGCATGATCCAGGAAGGCCGGGTCTATGCCTTCAAGTTTCAGGATGAAAACAAGAAGGCGGTCAAATACTGGAGGGATATCGGGACGCTCGATGCCTACTGGGAAGCCAATATGGACCTGGTCGCCGTCGATCCGCTGTTCAATCTCTACGATCCCAAATGGCCGATCCGCACCTATCAAGGCCAGTTTCCTCCGGCAAAATTTGTGTTCGCGCAAGATTACCAGGGAGGCCGCATGGGCGTGGCGCTGGACTCCGTGGTCTGCGGAGGCTGTATCGTCTCCGGCGGCCGCGTCCAGAACTCCGTGCTCTCCCCGAACGTGCGGGTCATGGATCACGCCGACGTGCGGGAATCCATTGTGATGGAAAACGTCGTCATCGGCGAGCACAGCCGCATCCGCCGAGCCATTGTCGACAAAGACGTGATCATTCCGTCCCATACGGAAATCGGATACGATCGGGAGGCTGACGCCCGGCGATTCACCGTCACAGAATCGGGCCTGGTCGTCATCTCAAAGGGAATGAAGCTGCATGCCCCCCTCGATTCATCCGGTTGA
- a CDS encoding hypothetical protein (Evidence 4 : Unknown function but conserved in other organisms; MaGe:77307837), with protein MKRDLIVAALPRKSGKAVSKQVVETENVSWRVERLEAQLQKLTELVRDHAEDVDRLVRIVAEDRNVIRQQLLRKHHEKVRVRKHLRDGSPKVGLES; from the coding sequence ATGAAACGTGACTTGATTGTCGCCGCGCTTCCCCGCAAGAGCGGTAAGGCCGTGAGTAAACAGGTCGTGGAGACCGAAAACGTGTCTTGGCGTGTGGAGCGGTTGGAAGCCCAGTTGCAGAAGCTAACTGAATTGGTGCGCGACCATGCCGAAGATGTGGATCGATTGGTGCGGATTGTCGCGGAAGACCGGAATGTCATCCGGCAGCAGCTCTTGCGGAAGCATCATGAGAAAGTGCGCGTCCGGAAGCATCTTCGAGACGGGAGCCCCAAGGTCGGATTGGAGAGTTGA